The following are from one region of the Bactrocera oleae isolate idBacOlea1 chromosome 6, idBacOlea1, whole genome shotgun sequence genome:
- the nuf gene encoding rab11 family-interacting protein 3 isoform X13: protein MLSADEESELELLQRQVTDLADTQNIAEDRTTRTKTEYAVLQTRYHMLEEQYRESELRAEERLAEEQKRYRELLARVEREAALQNENCQIKIKTIELEANTLREDAQRLRVLCDKQANDLHRTEEKYELARDQIVALQQDLDEAVQRERKYEDDKKAAEELMLELSKELERLRAETGPALPTTSPETIRLEELHQELEEMRQKNKALEEQNEELQAQVLTRGVEEGRNLLNGTLNSLAQELEEMSQAQDSVDSATLASLSQLQQAFQEKEDENTRLKHYIDTILLNIVENYPQLLEVKPIAK, encoded by the exons ATGTTGAGTGCGGATGAAGAAAGTGAG TTGGAACTGCTGCAACGTCAAGTCACCGATTTGGCTGACACACAGAATATCGCTGAGGATCGCACGACGCGCACAAAGACCGAATATGCTGTGCTGCAGACACGCTATCATATGCTCGAGGAGCAATATCGGGAG TCCGAGTTGCGCGCCGAAGAGCGTCTGGCCGAAGAACAAAAACGCTATCGTGAACTGCTGGCACGTGTCGAGCGCGAAGCGGCGCTACAAAATGAAAATTgccaaatcaagataaaaactATTGAATTGGAAGCGAACACATTACGCGAAGATGCACAACGCCTGCGTGTGCTCTGCGATAAACAGGCTAATGATTTGCATCGCACCGAGGAGAAATATGAATTGGCGCGCGATCAAATAGTGGCACTGCAACAGGATCTCGATGAGGCGGTGCAGCGCGAACGCAAATACGAAGACGATAAGAAGGCGGCCGAAGAACTAATGTTGGAGTTGAGTAAAGAATTGGAACGTTTGCGCGCCGAAACGGGGCCAGCGCTGCCAACCACCTCGCCGGAGACAATAAGACTGGAAGAGCTGCATCAGGAACTGGAGGAGATGCGGCAAAAGAACAAAG cttTGGAGGAGCAAAATGAAGAGCTGCAGGCGCAAGTGCTCACGCGCGGCGTAGAAGAGGGCCGCAATCTGCTGAACGGCACACTGAATAGCTTAGCGCAAGAGCTGGAGGAAATGTCACAAGCACAG gaTTCTGTGGATTCAGCCACATTAGCATCTCTAAGTCAg TTGCAACAAGCCTTTCAAGAGAAGGAAGATGAGAATACCCGCCTCAAGCATTATATCGATACGATACTATTGAACATCGTAGAGAATTATCCGCAACTTTTGGAAGTCAAGCCGATTGCGAAATAA
- the nuf gene encoding rab11 family-interacting protein 3 isoform X10 gives MHLKTPMADVLLIDDLLGDLRVLKSSCLELLQRQVTDLADTQNIAEDRTTRTKTEYAVLQTRYHMLEEQYRESELRAEERLAEEQKRYRELLARVEREAALQNENCQIKIKTIELEANTLREDAQRLRVLCDKQANDLHRTEEKYELARDQIVALQQDLDEAVQRERKYEDDKKAAEELMLELSKELERLRAETGPALPTTSPETIRLEELHQELEEMRQKNKALEEQNEELQAQVLTRGVEEGRNLLNGTLNSLAQELEEMSQAQDSVDSATLASLSQLQQAFQEKEDENTRLKHYIDTILLNIVENYPQLLEVKPIAK, from the exons atgcatttaaaaacaCCAATGGCGGATGTGTTGCTCATTGATGATCTTCTCGGCGATTTGCGTGTACTAAAAAGCAGTTGT TTGGAACTGCTGCAACGTCAAGTCACCGATTTGGCTGACACACAGAATATCGCTGAGGATCGCACGACGCGCACAAAGACCGAATATGCTGTGCTGCAGACACGCTATCATATGCTCGAGGAGCAATATCGGGAG TCCGAGTTGCGCGCCGAAGAGCGTCTGGCCGAAGAACAAAAACGCTATCGTGAACTGCTGGCACGTGTCGAGCGCGAAGCGGCGCTACAAAATGAAAATTgccaaatcaagataaaaactATTGAATTGGAAGCGAACACATTACGCGAAGATGCACAACGCCTGCGTGTGCTCTGCGATAAACAGGCTAATGATTTGCATCGCACCGAGGAGAAATATGAATTGGCGCGCGATCAAATAGTGGCACTGCAACAGGATCTCGATGAGGCGGTGCAGCGCGAACGCAAATACGAAGACGATAAGAAGGCGGCCGAAGAACTAATGTTGGAGTTGAGTAAAGAATTGGAACGTTTGCGCGCCGAAACGGGGCCAGCGCTGCCAACCACCTCGCCGGAGACAATAAGACTGGAAGAGCTGCATCAGGAACTGGAGGAGATGCGGCAAAAGAACAAAG cttTGGAGGAGCAAAATGAAGAGCTGCAGGCGCAAGTGCTCACGCGCGGCGTAGAAGAGGGCCGCAATCTGCTGAACGGCACACTGAATAGCTTAGCGCAAGAGCTGGAGGAAATGTCACAAGCACAG gaTTCTGTGGATTCAGCCACATTAGCATCTCTAAGTCAg TTGCAACAAGCCTTTCAAGAGAAGGAAGATGAGAATACCCGCCTCAAGCATTATATCGATACGATACTATTGAACATCGTAGAGAATTATCCGCAACTTTTGGAAGTCAAGCCGATTGCGAAATAA
- the nuf gene encoding rab11 family-interacting protein 3 isoform X12, with the protein MHLKTPMADVLLIDDLLGDLRVLKSSCLELLQRQVTDLADTQNIAEDRTTRTKTEYAVLQTRYHMLEEQYRESELRAEERLAEEQKRYRELLARVEREAALQNENCQIKIKTIELEANTLREDAQRLRVLCDKQANDLHRTEEKYELARDQIVALQQDLDEAVQRERKYEDDKKAAEELMLELSKELERLRAETGPALPTTSPETIRLEELHQELEEMRQKNKALEEQNEELQAQVLTRGVEEGRNLLNGTLNSLAQELEEMSQAQLQQAFQEKEDENTRLKHYIDTILLNIVENYPQLLEVKPIAK; encoded by the exons atgcatttaaaaacaCCAATGGCGGATGTGTTGCTCATTGATGATCTTCTCGGCGATTTGCGTGTACTAAAAAGCAGTTGT TTGGAACTGCTGCAACGTCAAGTCACCGATTTGGCTGACACACAGAATATCGCTGAGGATCGCACGACGCGCACAAAGACCGAATATGCTGTGCTGCAGACACGCTATCATATGCTCGAGGAGCAATATCGGGAG TCCGAGTTGCGCGCCGAAGAGCGTCTGGCCGAAGAACAAAAACGCTATCGTGAACTGCTGGCACGTGTCGAGCGCGAAGCGGCGCTACAAAATGAAAATTgccaaatcaagataaaaactATTGAATTGGAAGCGAACACATTACGCGAAGATGCACAACGCCTGCGTGTGCTCTGCGATAAACAGGCTAATGATTTGCATCGCACCGAGGAGAAATATGAATTGGCGCGCGATCAAATAGTGGCACTGCAACAGGATCTCGATGAGGCGGTGCAGCGCGAACGCAAATACGAAGACGATAAGAAGGCGGCCGAAGAACTAATGTTGGAGTTGAGTAAAGAATTGGAACGTTTGCGCGCCGAAACGGGGCCAGCGCTGCCAACCACCTCGCCGGAGACAATAAGACTGGAAGAGCTGCATCAGGAACTGGAGGAGATGCGGCAAAAGAACAAAG cttTGGAGGAGCAAAATGAAGAGCTGCAGGCGCAAGTGCTCACGCGCGGCGTAGAAGAGGGCCGCAATCTGCTGAACGGCACACTGAATAGCTTAGCGCAAGAGCTGGAGGAAATGTCACAAGCACAG TTGCAACAAGCCTTTCAAGAGAAGGAAGATGAGAATACCCGCCTCAAGCATTATATCGATACGATACTATTGAACATCGTAGAGAATTATCCGCAACTTTTGGAAGTCAAGCCGATTGCGAAATAA
- the nuf gene encoding rab11 family-interacting protein 3 isoform X11: MYSDISLDNVQDLNYKLELLQRQVTDLADTQNIAEDRTTRTKTEYAVLQTRYHMLEEQYRESELRAEERLAEEQKRYRELLARVEREAALQNENCQIKIKTIELEANTLREDAQRLRVLCDKQANDLHRTEEKYELARDQIVALQQDLDEAVQRERKYEDDKKAAEELMLELSKELERLRAETGPALPTTSPETIRLEELHQELEEMRQKNKALEEQNEELQAQVLTRGVEEGRNLLNGTLNSLAQELEEMSQAQDSVDSATLASLSQLQQAFQEKEDENTRLKHYIDTILLNIVENYPQLLEVKPIAK, encoded by the exons TTGGAACTGCTGCAACGTCAAGTCACCGATTTGGCTGACACACAGAATATCGCTGAGGATCGCACGACGCGCACAAAGACCGAATATGCTGTGCTGCAGACACGCTATCATATGCTCGAGGAGCAATATCGGGAG TCCGAGTTGCGCGCCGAAGAGCGTCTGGCCGAAGAACAAAAACGCTATCGTGAACTGCTGGCACGTGTCGAGCGCGAAGCGGCGCTACAAAATGAAAATTgccaaatcaagataaaaactATTGAATTGGAAGCGAACACATTACGCGAAGATGCACAACGCCTGCGTGTGCTCTGCGATAAACAGGCTAATGATTTGCATCGCACCGAGGAGAAATATGAATTGGCGCGCGATCAAATAGTGGCACTGCAACAGGATCTCGATGAGGCGGTGCAGCGCGAACGCAAATACGAAGACGATAAGAAGGCGGCCGAAGAACTAATGTTGGAGTTGAGTAAAGAATTGGAACGTTTGCGCGCCGAAACGGGGCCAGCGCTGCCAACCACCTCGCCGGAGACAATAAGACTGGAAGAGCTGCATCAGGAACTGGAGGAGATGCGGCAAAAGAACAAAG cttTGGAGGAGCAAAATGAAGAGCTGCAGGCGCAAGTGCTCACGCGCGGCGTAGAAGAGGGCCGCAATCTGCTGAACGGCACACTGAATAGCTTAGCGCAAGAGCTGGAGGAAATGTCACAAGCACAG gaTTCTGTGGATTCAGCCACATTAGCATCTCTAAGTCAg TTGCAACAAGCCTTTCAAGAGAAGGAAGATGAGAATACCCGCCTCAAGCATTATATCGATACGATACTATTGAACATCGTAGAGAATTATCCGCAACTTTTGGAAGTCAAGCCGATTGCGAAATAA
- the LOC106616363 gene encoding uncharacterized protein, producing MKFLVLFAASLLCVQAYNIPYGFYDDSSESSEEEYSVLVTANNRPPLSLPGVGIYNQPILQAVKVKVPRYLSPEIKQQIITQTIAARGLTLQDFAAAPSLQGGLNNVAPTSGLFVRQQRQVPAAAAVNKGVSLETGTVNDKVVLTDEDKGTLLTPVRLSASVVPELPMVPAVPMIL from the exons ATGAAGTTTCTTGTACTTTTCGCTGCAT CTCTCCTTTGCGTTCAAGCCTATAATATTCCATACGGCTTCTATGATGATTCATCCGAATCCAGTGAGGAGGAGTACAGTGTGCTTGTCACGGCTAATAATCGACCACCATTGAGCTTACCGGGTGTGGGCATCTATAATCAACCGATTTTGCAGGCGGTCAAAGTGAAAGTGCCACGCTATCTTAGTCCGGAAATCAAACAGCAAATTATCACTCAGACCATAGCTGCACGCGGCTTAACTCTGCAGGATTTTGCTGCTGCACCATCACTCCAGGGAGGCTTAAATAATGTCGCACCGACTTCCGGTTTGTTCGTACGTCAACAGCGACAGGTTCCAGCTGCGGCTGCTGTGAATAAGGGTGTCTCGCTGGAAACTGGTACCGTCAATGACAAGGTCGTATTAACTGATGAAGATAAAGGGACGTTGCTGACACCAGTAAGACTATCGGCTTCGGTTGTACCAGAGTTGCCAATGGTCCCTGCTGTACCAATGATATTGTGA